Proteins encoded together in one Oceanobacillus iheyensis HTE831 window:
- a CDS encoding S8 family peptidase — protein MSNRKKVWFEDAQRKLDPGLVEQLRNSRKVDQNETINNEIPLIVYMKKGCERGKKDDLLKACNIDSHNKLHRELRSINAMKGYLTPDRIQQIKDHEAVDRIFYDRIVTAFLDIASEQTGAFKVQEQLGLTGKDVTIAVIDTGVHAHADLTDPTNRIVAFQDFINGESEPYDDNGHGTHCAGDAAGNGSLSNGKYIGPAPEASIIGIKVLDEQGSGRLSTIIEGIEWCVDHKEEHNIRIISLSLGAPAYESFRDDPLSLAAQSAWHQGIVVCAAAGNDGPAASTISTPAIDPFIITVGSTNDQNTLERTDDAIAEYSSRGPTIDTLVKPDVYAPGTNIISLSAPGSALESQIPEMIIDENYIQLSGTSMATPICAGIIALMLEANPNLSPNDIKSILKATSHPTLDDIWGYIEAESAVDMAKNYTRQGSAEAIQES, from the coding sequence ATGAGCAACAGGAAAAAAGTATGGTTTGAAGATGCACAACGTAAACTTGACCCTGGCTTGGTGGAACAATTACGGAATTCTCGAAAAGTAGACCAGAATGAAACTATCAACAATGAAATCCCTCTTATCGTTTATATGAAAAAAGGCTGTGAACGAGGCAAAAAAGACGACCTCTTAAAGGCATGTAATATTGACTCTCATAACAAACTCCATAGAGAATTGCGCAGTATAAATGCGATGAAAGGTTATCTGACACCTGATAGAATACAACAGATTAAAGACCATGAAGCAGTTGACCGGATTTTTTACGATCGAATTGTGACTGCATTCTTAGATATTGCTAGCGAGCAAACAGGAGCTTTCAAAGTTCAGGAACAGCTTGGATTAACTGGAAAAGACGTTACGATTGCCGTAATCGATACAGGAGTCCATGCGCATGCTGATTTGACGGATCCTACAAATAGAATTGTAGCTTTTCAAGATTTTATAAACGGAGAAAGCGAGCCTTATGATGATAATGGACATGGGACACATTGTGCTGGTGATGCGGCTGGAAATGGCAGTCTCTCCAATGGGAAGTATATTGGACCGGCACCAGAGGCCTCTATTATCGGAATAAAGGTTTTGGATGAACAAGGGAGTGGGAGACTATCCACTATCATTGAAGGTATAGAATGGTGTGTCGATCATAAAGAGGAGCATAATATACGGATTATTTCGCTTTCTCTTGGAGCGCCAGCCTATGAATCTTTTAGGGATGATCCATTATCACTAGCTGCTCAATCTGCGTGGCATCAAGGGATTGTAGTGTGTGCTGCAGCTGGAAACGATGGGCCTGCCGCATCAACGATCAGTACTCCAGCCATTGATCCATTTATTATTACGGTTGGATCGACGAATGATCAAAATACGTTAGAGCGTACGGATGATGCAATAGCAGAGTATTCTAGTAGAGGACCGACGATTGATACGCTGGTAAAACCGGATGTTTATGCCCCAGGTACAAATATTATTTCCTTGTCAGCCCCGGGATCAGCATTGGAATCCCAAATCCCGGAGATGATCATTGATGAAAACTATATCCAATTGTCGGGCACATCAATGGCGACACCAATTTGTGCAGGAATTATCGCCCTTATGCTGGAAGCTAATCCGAATCTCAGTCCGAATGATATAAAGAGCATCTTAAAAGCGACATCCCATCCAACACTTGATGATATATGGGGATATATTGAAGCAGAAAGTGCCGTAGATATGGCAAAGAATTATACACGTCAAGGTTCTGCTGAAGCAATACAAGAAAGTTAA
- a CDS encoding 2-hydroxyacid dehydrogenase, with protein MKREIILYKSISTDLLEQLKNRFIVHQHQLKSEMDDSFFSDLQRVEGIIGSKLRVDGHLLDQAPHLKIVTNISVGYDNLEIEELTKRGIMATNTPDVLTDTVADTVFGLLLATSRRICELDQYVKLGRWDENIGEHLFGVDVHHKTLGIIGMGRIGLAVAERAHYGFKMKIVYHNRSTHSYAEKNINATYASLEELLTVSDFVLVMAPLVPETVKLIGEKEFDLMKETAIFLNGSRGELVDELALIHALQSKKIWGAGLDVYEQEPISKESLLLQLKNVVTLPHIGSATRETRYKMAKLAVDNLMKGFTGEVPPSLINPDVLTD; from the coding sequence ATGAAACGAGAAATTATTTTATATAAATCTATCTCAACAGATTTACTAGAACAATTGAAAAATCGCTTTATCGTTCATCAGCATCAACTAAAATCAGAAATGGATGATTCCTTCTTTAGTGATTTACAGCGGGTAGAGGGGATTATTGGTTCAAAGTTACGAGTTGATGGGCATCTCTTGGATCAAGCACCTCATCTAAAAATTGTCACCAATATATCGGTTGGATATGATAATTTAGAGATAGAAGAGCTAACAAAAAGGGGTATTATGGCAACGAATACACCAGATGTTTTAACAGATACAGTAGCTGATACGGTATTTGGGTTGTTGTTAGCAACATCTAGGAGGATTTGTGAGTTGGATCAATATGTGAAGTTAGGCAGATGGGATGAAAATATTGGTGAGCATTTATTTGGAGTTGATGTTCATCATAAAACACTGGGTATTATTGGTATGGGGAGAATTGGTTTAGCAGTTGCAGAAAGGGCACATTACGGATTTAAGATGAAGATTGTTTATCATAATCGTTCCACTCATTCATATGCAGAAAAAAATATCAACGCTACTTATGCTTCCTTAGAAGAACTTTTAACAGTTTCCGATTTTGTACTCGTTATGGCACCTTTAGTTCCTGAAACAGTAAAATTAATCGGGGAGAAGGAATTTGATTTGATGAAAGAAACAGCCATATTTCTAAATGGATCTCGCGGAGAACTTGTCGATGAGTTGGCACTTATTCATGCTTTACAATCGAAAAAAATTTGGGGAGCAGGTTTAGATGTCTATGAACAAGAGCCGATTTCAAAGGAAAGCCTGCTCCTTCAATTGAAGAATGTTGTTACGTTACCGCATATAGGTTCTGCAACGAGGGAAACAAGGTATAAGATGGCTAAACTTGCTGTAGATAATCTTATGAAAGGATTCACGGGGGAAGTGCCACCAAGCCTGATCAATCCAGACGTTTTAACAGACTAA
- a CDS encoding helix-turn-helix domain-containing protein, whose product MFFGEKLKKEREKRGWSQDYLAEKVYVSRQSVSKWETGKNYPSIEVIINLSDLFDITIDELLRSDEELKEKVIRDSKQLAYPKWKTFFDSMFLLGAFLLLVKLIILGVNYFAGTEFLVTDGKLLKIIANFLPLALMIIGGIGSDSLKNKYIN is encoded by the coding sequence ATGTTTTTTGGTGAAAAATTAAAAAAAGAACGAGAAAAAAGGGGTTGGTCACAAGATTACCTCGCAGAAAAAGTATATGTTAGTCGTCAATCAGTTTCAAAATGGGAGACTGGTAAAAATTATCCTAGCATCGAAGTGATTATCAATTTAAGTGATTTATTTGATATCACGATAGATGAATTATTGAGGAGTGACGAGGAATTGAAAGAAAAAGTAATTCGAGATAGTAAACAACTGGCGTATCCGAAGTGGAAAACATTTTTTGATAGCATGTTTTTATTAGGCGCATTTTTATTGTTAGTAAAGCTGATAATTTTGGGTGTAAATTATTTTGCTGGTACAGAATTTTTGGTAACAGATGGGAAGCTACTAAAGATCATAGCCAACTTTTTACCATTAGCTTTAATGATAATAGGCGGAATTGGTTCAGATAGTTTAAAGAATAAATATATTAATTAA
- a CDS encoding response regulator transcription factor, with the protein MIRIVIAEDQQLLLGALGTLLSMEEDMEVVGQAKNGEEVLNLVEQKKPDVCIMDIEMPVKTGLDAAEELRDDDCKVIVLTTFARTGYFERARKANVNGYLLKDSPSEDLANSIRAIMAGRKVYAPELIDMAYEEGNPLTTREEQVLKLIADGKTTKEIAGQLYLTNGTVRNYVSTIMDKLNVSNRIEAISRIKEKGWFK; encoded by the coding sequence TTGATTCGAATTGTAATTGCTGAAGATCAACAATTGTTGCTTGGAGCTTTGGGCACGCTTCTTAGTATGGAAGAGGACATGGAAGTGGTTGGGCAAGCGAAGAATGGGGAAGAGGTATTGAATTTAGTGGAACAAAAGAAACCGGATGTCTGTATCATGGACATAGAGATGCCTGTGAAGACTGGGTTAGATGCGGCCGAGGAATTACGAGACGATGACTGTAAGGTAATTGTCTTAACTACTTTCGCCCGTACGGGATATTTTGAACGAGCACGTAAAGCGAATGTCAACGGATATTTATTAAAGGACAGTCCTAGTGAAGATTTAGCCAATTCCATTCGCGCTATTATGGCTGGTCGCAAGGTGTATGCACCAGAATTAATTGATATGGCCTATGAGGAAGGCAATCCACTGACAACCCGTGAGGAACAAGTGCTCAAGCTCATTGCCGACGGAAAGACAACGAAGGAGATTGCAGGTCAACTTTATTTAACAAATGGTACGGTTCGTAATTATGTATCCACAATCATGGATAAATTGAACGTCAGCAACCGTATAGAGGCGATTTCGAGAATTAAAGAAAAGGGTTGGTTTAAATAG
- a CDS encoding sensor histidine kinase — protein MQHWYHLFPKNTGLSLFAWIAFCLLPFYFILRSSSLIDIVVGVIMIVIFFATYRLAFIKKGWTVYVSVGIEIFISVGVTLYFGYVYFALFLAFFIGNIQNKAGFISLYIIHLVTTLTAVSFGFFIQEEMFYNQWPFIVICVIGVILLPFTMYNRNKREKLENQLEDANQKIAQLIVLEERERIARDLHDTLGQKLSLMGLKSELAGKLVDAKPESAKKELADIHQTARTALKEVRELVAGMKGTKLKDELIRVRQLLEVAQITCEIEDNIKHSEVPLLIENVLSMCLKEAVTNVVKHSEATECKIVVKQTPDKWMIRIIDNGIGIQDKVHTFKGNGILGMKERLGFVNGNLSFDETNKSKTILSIQVPRVIQQTEQEGSN, from the coding sequence ATGCAGCATTGGTATCATCTTTTTCCGAAAAATACAGGTCTAAGTCTGTTTGCATGGATTGCATTTTGTTTACTTCCATTCTATTTTATCTTACGCTCCTCTTCGCTGATCGATATTGTGGTAGGGGTTATTATGATTGTCATATTCTTTGCAACTTACCGATTGGCGTTTATTAAAAAAGGTTGGACAGTTTATGTATCTGTAGGCATTGAAATCTTCATCAGTGTGGGGGTAACTCTATATTTTGGCTATGTCTATTTTGCATTATTTTTAGCTTTCTTTATCGGGAACATCCAGAATAAGGCTGGTTTTATTTCACTATATATCATTCATCTTGTTACGACCTTAACAGCGGTAAGCTTTGGTTTTTTCATTCAAGAAGAGATGTTTTATAATCAATGGCCGTTTATTGTGATTTGTGTTATTGGTGTTATATTACTGCCATTTACTATGTATAATCGAAATAAGCGAGAGAAGTTAGAAAATCAACTAGAGGATGCGAATCAAAAAATCGCTCAATTAATTGTACTTGAGGAACGCGAACGTATTGCTCGAGATTTACATGATACCTTGGGACAAAAGCTTTCACTAATGGGATTAAAAAGTGAACTTGCAGGGAAATTGGTAGATGCAAAACCGGAGTCGGCGAAGAAAGAATTGGCAGATATTCATCAGACTGCAAGGACAGCATTGAAAGAGGTTCGTGAACTCGTTGCTGGGATGAAAGGCACCAAATTGAAAGATGAACTTATCCGTGTTCGCCAATTGCTAGAAGTAGCACAAATAACCTGTGAAATAGAAGATAATATTAAGCATTCAGAAGTTCCGTTACTCATTGAAAATGTATTAAGTATGTGTCTAAAAGAAGCCGTAACCAATGTAGTGAAGCATAGTGAGGCAACAGAGTGTAAAATAGTCGTCAAGCAAACACCGGATAAATGGATGATTCGCATTATTGATAATGGTATAGGTATTCAAGATAAAGTACATACATTTAAAGGAAATGGAATTCTTGGGATGAAGGAGCGATTGGGATTCGTTAATGGAAACCTATCGTTTGATGAGACGAATAAGAGCAAAACCATACTTAGCATCCAAGTGCCACGAGTAATTCAACAAACGGAACAGGAGGGGTCGAATTGA
- a CDS encoding fatty acid desaturase, which translates to MSKQKQAQLRKSVSAFAKSDKRTSIIQLINSILPFFLLWFLAYQSLSISIWLSLGVSVIAAGFVVRIFIIFHDCTHMSFFKNAKANRIVGTITGIITHFAFEKWKRDHAIHHATSSNLDKRGTGDVWVMTVDEYTEASFWGRLSYRLYRNPIIMFGLGPAYLFLISNRFNRKGAKRKERWNTYLINFSIVAIYGLLIWAIGWQAFLIVQLPILFIAGAAGIWLFYVQHQFEDSYFENEDEWDYVKAAVDGSSYYKLPKAIEWITGSIGYHHVHHLSPRVPNYHLEKAHESTPPLHKATTITLLTSLQSLRFRLYDENSKSFVSFKQFKQMENKKKLMHQSKPSRTSLQK; encoded by the coding sequence ATGAGTAAACAAAAACAAGCGCAATTAAGAAAAAGTGTTTCCGCCTTTGCAAAGTCAGATAAACGGACGAGCATCATTCAATTAATCAATTCTATTTTGCCGTTCTTTCTATTATGGTTTTTAGCATATCAGAGTCTTTCTATATCCATTTGGTTATCATTAGGCGTATCAGTTATTGCAGCGGGATTTGTTGTCCGTATCTTTATCATTTTCCATGATTGTACACATATGTCATTCTTTAAAAATGCAAAAGCAAACAGAATTGTTGGTACGATAACAGGGATTATCACGCATTTTGCTTTTGAAAAATGGAAACGGGATCATGCAATTCACCATGCGACAAGTAGTAATTTAGATAAACGTGGAACTGGTGACGTGTGGGTTATGACAGTGGACGAGTATACAGAAGCTTCCTTTTGGGGGAGACTTTCTTACAGGCTTTACCGTAATCCAATTATTATGTTTGGATTAGGTCCGGCTTATTTATTCTTGATTTCCAACCGATTTAATCGAAAAGGTGCAAAACGTAAAGAGCGCTGGAATACATATCTCATTAATTTCTCCATCGTAGCTATTTATGGTTTGTTGATTTGGGCTATTGGCTGGCAGGCGTTCTTGATCGTACAATTACCGATTCTGTTTATTGCAGGAGCAGCGGGAATCTGGTTATTCTATGTGCAGCATCAGTTTGAAGATTCCTATTTTGAAAATGAAGATGAGTGGGATTATGTAAAAGCAGCGGTTGATGGGAGTTCCTATTATAAGCTACCAAAGGCAATTGAGTGGATAACAGGGAGTATTGGTTATCATCATGTGCACCATCTAAGTCCAAGGGTGCCAAACTACCACTTGGAGAAAGCGCATGAGTCGACACCGCCATTGCACAAAGCAACAACAATCACGTTATTAACAAGCTTGCAATCACTCCGTTTTCGTTTGTATGATGAGAATAGCAAGTCATTTGTTTCTTTTAAGCAATTTAAGCAGATGGAGAATAAGAAAAAATTAATGCATCAATCAAAGCCAAGCAGAACAAGTTTGCAAAAATAG
- a CDS encoding SDR family oxidoreductase, whose translation MKILVTGFTGKVGLQVANYLNAKDIPIVCAVRNVEKAKAKFGDEYEYVNLDFSDSSTFDNALENVDRIFLMYPPGENLLFDTFLEKAKDKGIKHITYLSLKDVQFMPFIHHYKMEKLIKSSKIPYTFVRAGYFMQNLNDFLRKEIQERQRIFVPAGKGKTSFVDTRDLAEVSALSLIDEVKHRNQIYVITGNKALDFFEVANIMTEIIGVKIEYTNPSVKEFNNYMSEIGVEEGFVNVVVGVHMPTKLGLAKGIKHDYEKVTGKKPTNIGQYIMDFKENWI comes from the coding sequence ATGAAAATTTTAGTAACAGGTTTCACTGGAAAAGTTGGTCTACAAGTTGCTAACTATTTAAATGCTAAAGATATTCCGATAGTATGTGCGGTTCGGAATGTTGAAAAGGCCAAAGCCAAATTTGGTGATGAATATGAATACGTCAACTTGGATTTTTCAGATTCAAGCACGTTTGATAATGCGCTCGAAAATGTAGATCGTATTTTTTTAATGTACCCACCAGGTGAAAACCTCCTATTTGATACCTTTCTAGAAAAAGCCAAAGATAAAGGAATTAAACACATTACCTATTTATCGCTAAAAGACGTGCAATTCATGCCATTTATCCACCATTATAAAATGGAAAAGCTAATAAAAAGCAGCAAGATACCTTATACATTTGTTCGCGCTGGTTATTTCATGCAAAATTTAAATGACTTTCTTCGCAAGGAAATCCAAGAAAGACAGCGTATCTTTGTTCCAGCAGGCAAAGGAAAAACAAGCTTTGTTGACACAAGAGATCTTGCTGAAGTCTCTGCATTATCTTTGATTGATGAAGTGAAGCATAGAAACCAAATTTATGTCATCACAGGAAATAAAGCCCTTGATTTTTTTGAGGTTGCAAATATAATGACTGAAATTATTGGAGTGAAAATTGAATACACAAACCCTTCAGTTAAAGAGTTTAATAACTATATGAGTGAAATAGGCGTAGAAGAAGGATTTGTGAATGTTGTCGTTGGTGTCCATATGCCAACAAAACTTGGACTTGCAAAAGGAATCAAGCATGATTATGAGAAAGTAACAGGCAAAAAGCCTACAAATATTGGACAATACATTATGGATTTCAAAGAGAATTGGATTTAG